The Lycium barbarum isolate Lr01 chromosome 9, ASM1917538v2, whole genome shotgun sequence genome has a segment encoding these proteins:
- the LOC132610564 gene encoding protein LOW PSII ACCUMULATION 1, chloroplastic, translated as MATATLHSHHLHFCFFSSSSNFAITRQQVWLNYTKRNGVSLVFSSSSSSSSNSTSPQVSEATPPTAESCVNVGLDLFSKGRVKDALALFDTALTLNPNPVEAQAAFYNKACCHAYRGEGKKAAECLRTALKEYNLKFGTILNDPDLASFRALPEFKELQEEARLGGEDIGYSFRRDLKLISEVQAPFRGVRRFFYVAFIAAAGISTFFTIPRLILAIQGGDGAPDIGATAGNAAINVVGIVVFVALLVWDNKKEEEQLAQILRDETLSRLPLRLSTNRIVELVQLRDTVRPVILAGKKETVSLATRNAERFRTELLKRGVLLVPVIWGEGRETKIEKKGFGLSQKAVASLPSIGEDFDQRTQSVIAKSKLKSEIRFKAEVVSPAEWERWIKDQQKSEGVTPGEDVYIILRLDGRVRRSGKGMPDWAQILKELPPMEAILSKLER; from the exons ATGGCCACTGCAACTCTTCACTCTCACCATCTCCATTTCTGCTTCTTCTCTTCATCTTCCAATTTTGCAATTACTAGACAACAAGTATGGCTAAATTATACAAAAAGAAATGGTGTTTCACtagtcttttcttcttcttcttcttcttcttctaattCTACTTCGCCCCAAGTGAGTGAAGCCACTCCTCCCACTGCTGAGTCTTGCGTCAATGTTGGCCTTGATCTCTTTTCTAAAGGACGG GTGAAAGATGCTCTTGCACTGTTTGACACAGCACTCACTTTAAATCCCAACCCTGTGGAGGCTCAAGCTGCATTTTATAACAAAGCATGCTGCCATGCCTACAG GGGGGAAGGAAAGAAAGCTGCTGAGTGTTTACGCACTGCTTTGAAAGAGTATAACCTAAAGTTTGGCACAATCCTTAATGATCCAGATTTGGCTTCCTTCAGAGCATTGCCTGAATTTAAGGAACTACAGGAAGAG GCTAGGTTAGGAGGGGAAGACATAGGATACAGTTTCCGTAGAGACCTTAAGCTCATCAGTGAGGTACAAGCACCATTTAGGGGGGTCAGAAGATTCTTCTACGTGGCATTCATCGCTGCTGCTGGAATTTCTACATTTTTCACTATACCTAGGTTAATCCTTGCAATTCAAGGTGGAGATGGTGCTCCTGATATTGGGGCGACTGCAGGAAATGCTGCTATAAATGTCGTTG GTATCGTTGTTTTTGTGGCTTTGTTGGTTTGGGACAACAAAAAAGAGGAGGAACAGCTTGCACAAATATTGCGTGATGAAACACTATCAAGGCTCCCTTTGCGCCTTTCAACTAATAGGATTGTTGAACTCGTCCAGCTAAGAGACACCGTGAGGCCT GTTATTTTGGCTGGAAAAAAGGAGACAGTATCTCTGGCTACGAGAAATGCTGAGAGATTCCGCACGGAGCTTCTTAAACGTGGAGTCCTTCTAGTTCCTGTTATTTGGGGTGAAGGTAGGGAAACAAAAATAGAGAAGAAAGGTTTTGGTCTTTCTCAAAAGGCAGTCGCTTCCCTCCCATCCATAGGG GAAGATTTTGACCAAAGAACTCAGTCAGTAATTGCAAAATCAAAATTGAAGTCAGAGATCCGGTTCAAAGCAGAGGTTGTTTCACCTGCAGAGTGGGAAAG GTGGATAAAGGATCAACAGAAGTCTGAAGGTGTTACTCCTGGTGAAGATGTTTACATTATACTTCGTCTAGATGGTCGTGTTCGACGGTCAGGAAAG GGGATGCCCGACTGGGCTCAAATTCTGAAGGAGCTGCCTCCAATGGAAGCAATATTAAGCAAGCTAGAAAGATAA